GTTATTATACCTGCAACTTGAGAGGTGATGTTAACTTCCTGTAACATTTCAATGCATTCTTTAACATTTTCTTCCTTTAAAGTAAGCACAAACCCAGATCCCGGATACACTTTTAACCATTCATCCCAGCTTACTTTGTTGTTTCTAGGGATTTTGTCGAGTTCAACTATTGCTCCAACTCCAGAGGCTTCTAAAAGCATTCCAAGGGTTCCAAGTATTCCAGGATTACTAATATCCTTACCTGCTGTTAGAAGATGTTTTTTTGCAATGCTGTTCATAACTGTAATCTGTGACTGGACCAGTTCGGGTGTCTTGTGTGATGTAGTATCCCAATTCAATGGAAATTTTGGATGCTGTCGACCATCTAGATCCATTCCAATAATAACACTGTCACCTATCTTTGCCCCACAACTGGTAATTACATCATCTTTACCTACTATTCCAGTTATTGAAACATCAAGAGCTGTGTATGGTGTGTCTGGATGAATATGTCCACCTACCATTGGAATTCCAAATTTTTCAACACCCTCTTTAATTCCCAACATTATTTCATTGCAAATATCTTCTTTGTTTACTGAAATCACATTGGTCATTCCCATTGGTACACCACCCATCGCTGCAATGTCATTGACATTGACTAGAACAGAACAGTATCCTGCCCAACGTGGATCACCCTCTATAAGCCTTCCCCACATTCCATCAGCAGCCATGAGTAATAATGTATCATTTCCAATATCTAATGCTGAAGCATCATCACCAAATCCTAGAGCGGTTCTACCTCCAATATTGTATGTTTCATCAAGTATCTGAGTAGCTCCTCTTATAAAATTTTTCCTGGTAATTCCATCATAATTTCTTAAAGAATTAATAAGAATGTCTAAATCCAAATTTCCACCTCATTTTAGGTTTAATAATTCTAGTTGTATTTTAAATTATATCTGTTGGTGGTGTTGCTAATAATCTGTATTATTTTACTTTTAAAATTTTCTAAATTTTCGATTTCCATGGTTTGTTTACCATTAAATAGTTCTAAAAATATCTTATTGCCTACTATATCATCCAAACCACTTTCAAGCTCCACTATCATCGATCCAACTGTTTTAAATCCTTCTTCTACAACTTTGTCCAGATCTCCATCAGTTATCCCTATTATCGGTACTTTGAATCTATAAAGTATATCTCCTGCAACCAGTGTTGTGTCATCTCCAACAGTTACAACAAGATCAGAATCTTTTAATTGGTAAATGTCCTCAGCAGCATGGCTTAAATAGGATATATTCAATTTGGAATTGTGTTTATTGTATTCCTTTCTTTCTAATATCCTGGGAGGGATTCGAGATCTTCTTAACAATCCTGTTTTAACCACTGCACTGTTTAGATCTATGATTCCAAGTTTTTCAACACCATGATCCTTAATTTCTCCGCCAATAATATTTTTTAATATCCCTCTTTCTGCAACAAGTATAACTTCTGAAGAAGTTGACTTCCCAACTACTATGCCATTTAGGAAAATATTTTCATCCTTTGATACACCTGCAATTTTTCTGTAAACAGTTGTTTCATCTTCTATTGTATTGTATAATGTATCATTTTCCATTTTTTTAATTACAGTTGAAGGTCTCAAAACGTTTAGATCTAATTCTCTAGCTAATTTTTCTGCTAGATCAATCTGATTTTCATTCCACGGTATTACTGTTCCATCGGGTTCTCCGGGTCTTTCAATTTGAATAAGTTCTGGAACACCCTTGCACCTACTAAAAACCTTGTATCCAAATGCATGTCCAGTAATATTGGATTTACCATAATTAATTAAAATAACTACATCTGAATTTTCTGAAATTTTGTCAATTGACTGGCTTGGAAGCAGCTTTTGGTTGATATCTATTACTTCTTCCATTTCCGCGTCAATAACGGCTGTTCGACCCATTGTACCCCCTAGCCTGGCTGTTACATTGCCATAATTTTCTAGAAGTCCCAATATCTTCTTGGCAAAACCAGTGTCAACTATTTGAGGTCCATGAACAACAACACCTATTTTCATCATCACATCAGTTTTGAGTTTAAGTGTTTTTATAATTATCTATAAAAAAAAATTCATAATATTTTAACATAATCTGATAAAAACATGAATATTTGATGATTCAAAAAATGAGCTTATTCTAATTCAGTATTTTATATTTAAACTATTTTTTTAACCTTTTTTTTATAATACGAGTTCCACATATTTCACATTCATCATACATATATTCTGGAGGGTATTTTTTTTTACATCCCTTGCACACCTTTACCCACCCATATATCCCCTTAATTCCCTCGGTTAAAACACTCCTGTAGGGCATTTCAACTATTTTAAGAACATTTTGCATCGAATAATCATCTGTAACGACTACAGGATTCATAGATTCTCTTTTAAGTCTAAATGCAAGTGCTACAAGATTTTTATCGGCTTCAGAAAGTCTTAATACATCCCCTGATTTTATTATAACCTTAGAAACATTTTTAATATCTATTAATTCAGGTTCCAAAATCCGTATAGATCTTTGCTCAATTGCAGATTCTAGAATCAATTTAGATTTCAAATCTTTTATCTCAGAAATAACGGATGCTGTAATAAAATTCTGGTACTTTTTTGAGGAAAAACCACCTATAATTGCAGATGCATCAAGAACATATACTTTATGGTACATATATTCATTTATTTCTTCTTTAAATAATATAAATTGATTAGTTTTAATGAAAAGTAAAAAATAAACATAAATAATTAAATCAAAAAACCTCCTGTTTACTCTTTTATTTTAATTATTGGAGCTTAAAGATCGCTTTTTATAATTTTAAGGGCCAATGTGAAAAAGTTTTTATGTTATAAAAAACATACCCTACCTATGAGGGAGGGTATAATTAGACTCCTCTTAATTTTTTTCGCAAAAAATTAACCGCCTCCGATTTGGACCTAATGCCCTCCCTCACCCCATAAGGAATAAATTAACATCATTTAACTAGTTTTTTTAATAATAAACTCTTCTTTGTATATTCTATTTCGATTAATATTAGATGCCCAATTTAAATTGCAAAATAATTTAAATTCCAATAAACAAAATATATTTTAAAAACTTTTATAATGAATTTAGATTGAAAATAATTAACCATATTATATCAATCAATAGGTGATCCTATGAAAAGTAAAAGCATGGAAGAACACAAGAAGAATGTACCTAAATCAATAAAATTCGGAATTATTACATTAAGTGACAGTAAACATAAAGATTTTTTAGAAAATAAAACCACCGACATATCTGGTAACTTAATAATAGATTCACTGAAAAAAGAACACAAATTAGTATTCTATTCAGTAATTCCTGATGATTCAGAACTACTACTTTTGACTGTTGAGGACATAATAAAAGAGCGTGATGCAGATGTGATAATCACAACTGGTGGCACTGGTATTGGGGTTAGAGATATAACAATTGAGACTTTAAAACCACTTTTAGAAAAGGAAATTACTGGTTTTGGTGAAATATTCAGATATGAATCATACAAAGAACTGGGTACAGGAGCAATATTAAGTCGTGCAACTGCAGGTGTTTATAAAGGTACACTAATTATTTCATTACCTGGCTCTCCAAACGCTGTAAATACTGGTTTAAAGATCATCACACCCGAATTAAAACATCTTGTAAAACATATGCATGAGGGATCATAGGAATCTTTTATATTGAAAATAAAAAAAATTGTCATTTACAAGAAATCATTTACTGAAACTAAAGGTTCCAATTCAATTCCTTCCCTTTTTAAATTATCAATTGCTCCTTCATCTCTATCAACAATTACAAATGCTTTTTTAACCAATCCCCCATTTTCTGATACTGCTTTAACAGCTTTAATAAGGGAACCCCCTGTAGTTGTAACATCTTCAAGAACAATAACTTTATCACCCTCTTTAAGGTCTCCTTCAATTAGTTCTGAAGTCCCATAATCCTTTTTTTCCTTTCTTATCATCAGCATAGGGATTGATGACAAAATAGAAACAGCAGTAACTATTGGAATAGCTCCAAGTGCAGGTCCTGCTACTTTATCCGTATCATTGATATCTAATTTTTCAGATATTATTTCAGCTACCTTTGAAAGGATTATAGGGTCTGTTATGGCTCTTTTCATGTCAACATAGTAGTTGCTCTCTTTACCCGAAGATAGGGTGAACTTTCCATATTTCACTACATGGTTATCTTTCAGAAGTTTTATGAGTTGATTTTTAGTGTTTTCCATGGGGATCACTTGAAAATATAGATTATTATTACTTATATTGGATTTATATAATTAATTAAATTATGATCATTTGAATGATTTATTGCTATCTCCAGTTTTGAAACTTTCACAAGATTTGCAAACTGCCTTTTGAATATTGTAACATTTTCCACAGATTATGCTGCCACAAAGAGTGCATGTGTACATTTTACCTGGTCTGCCACATATACTACAGATACCACTAACTTCCAAATTAATTCACCTACTAAAAAAAATTAGTTGATTATATAAAACATAATTTTAATTGTAATCTTTTTATAAAATAAAAAATTAGTTTAATTTATTTACTGTTCAGTTCCTTCTCCTTCTTTGATGGTGTCTTTTAAAAGTATTTTATCTCCAATCTTCTTTACCATGTCATAAGGTACTATTGTTTCACCCTTAGATATTCCAAGACCCTCTGAAATTCCGCCCTTTCCAAGTATAAACGCTTCTAATGTTTTGGTTTCAAAATCTACCTCTACATCCTTCACCTTACCAATTACAATTGCAGAACTATCAAGAACTTCTTTTCCAATAATTTCTTCTATTATCCTCATGGTTTCACCTTTATATAACTATGATTAGCTTACAAAATTACGATCTTATTTAAGTTTAATATTATACTTAAAGTTTTATTTTAAAAAAGAAAGGGAATCTGCATGTTTTATTATTATAAATAACCAAAATTGAAACTAGATATTATTAGGAATAATTAATTGTTAGAAATTAGTTCTTTTTATTCCAAGTATTTTAATATTTCAAAAATAACATTAAAAAAATAAAAAAAAGAAATGGGTTTATTTATCCCACATCTTTAAATGCTTTGTCTAGTATTTCCTTACTTGGTGGTTTAGTGAGTAAACTAACAACTATTGTTAATATAAATGCTAGAGGAACACCAATAACCAAAGGATCTACTGTTGGCCAAGGCATAGTTGTTATTAAAACCACTTTACCTGTCAAAGCTTTGCATACTCCAAGGGCTGCTGCTGCTTTCTGGTTTATAAACAGATATGAAATAGCTGTGTATACTGTTCCAACAACAAGTCCCGCAATTGCACCTTCCTTGGTTGTACGTTTCCAGAATAATGCACAAACGTACATGGCAAGGAAAGCAACCGCTGTCAAACTGAACCACATGGCAGTACCTACTGCAATGATATTTGCAGGGAGTATAAAACCGAGTATGACTGCTATGAAAACAGCTACAACAATACCTGCTCTAGCAACCATTACAGAGGATCCTCCTACTTTATTTGATAATGTTTCATATATGTCTCTTCCAAGAGCTGTTCCCTGAACATGGAACTGTGCACTTAATGTTGACATTGCTGCTGACATTAGCGTTATCATGAACAGATATGCAAACCACAGAGGCATAGCCGTTGATATAAAGAGAGGTATTATTTTATCGGCATTACCTCCTGCTGCTTGAATAGCTATCTGTCCAGAATGTTGCATAAAGTAGACATTTGATAAAGCACCCACAATAAATGCTGTTCCTGTCATCATGGCTATGAAAACTCCACCAATTAGAACAGCTCTGTTAAGTTCTTTGTTGGATTTTACTGTCATGAATCTTACAACAAGTTGTGGTTGAGATAAAACTCCTATTCCCACTCCCAGTATCAGCGTACTGACCAGCGTCCACCAAAAGGCACTGCCAAGTGTTGGCATCGACGTCCATCCTGTAGCCCCTGTACTTGATGCTGCGGCTGGTACCATTGCAGACATTCCGGAAAGTAATTCATTGGCATGAACAACCCCACCAAGAAGCCAGTAAGTTGCAACTAAAAGGAATGCCATTCCAAAGAACATGATGGTTCCTTGAAGGGCGTCAGTATACATAACACCCCTAATTCCTCCGAAAACAACATAAACAGCAACTATCACTGCCATTGCAACCAGTGCTATATTGTAGTTAATGCCCAGTGTTGTTTCAACAAATCTGGCCATACCTATCAAAACTACCCCTGCATAAAGGGGCATTGCTAGGAATATTACCAACCCACTGAAATATTGTATAAAACGACTATTAAATCTCTTTGATAAAAATTCTGGGAATGTTAATGCACTTAAATTGTGCCCCATTTTTCGGGTTCTTTTCCCAAAGAATACAAATGCTATAAATATTCCAACTAAGATGTTCAAAAATGTGAGCCATAACAGACCCATACCATAAACTCCTGCTGTTCCCCCAAAACCAACAATCGCAGCGGTACTTATGAAAGTTGCACCATAACTTAATGCCATAATATAAGGATGAGTATTTCTGCCTGCAACCATGTAGTCTTCAGAACTTTTGGTTCGTTTCCATGCAACATAACCAACGTAGAAGACCATGAGGAGGTAAATTAAAATTACTATACTGAGTATGAACAAATCCATTTAAATCAAACTCCTAACCCTCTTCATCCCATAATCCGAGTTCTTTTTCTTCCATATCCTTTTCTTTATCATGCCATGCTATTTCTTCAGAAATTTGCCCTTTCTCATCGTCGCCGCCCTTATTCCAGTTAATAATACCATAAACTACACATAAAAGCGTTGCAAGGATACAACCGATATATGCAGCCGAAATCCAGGGGTCGCTTATTCCCAAAACCACTGTCGCACCTCCATTAAGATTGAATTTTTATTAACTATATACATTAATAATGTTAAATCTAAAAACCTTTTAAATCTTTCTATTAGTTCTGAGGTTTAGTTAAAATAGTTCAACTTTTTCATAAGACTTCTGAATAAATTTTAATATATCTTCAATTATTAAATATTATTAACAACATAACTAATCAAGAAAATTAATTGGATTATTTAAATTGGAATAATAGTTTTCCAATGGTAAATTAGTAATAGTTTTTATTTAAGTGATTTAAATCCCAATTTATGTTTATAACCTGTAATTACATTTATTAAGGATATTTTGAGTTTATTTAGGAGGTTAAAATTTGATCACCAAGTTTGAAGAGGTCTTTGATAAAATAAAATCACATCCAAAAAAACAGATAGCTGTAGCGGTAGCACATGATTCAACGGTTCTTGAAGCAGTTACAAAAGCAGATGCCCTTAATATCACAGATTATATACTTGTAGGTGATGAACAAAAAATATTAGACATATCAAAGAATGAAGGATTTGAAATTAATGAAAATAAAATTTACAACGAACCTAATAATATAAAAGCTGTTAAAAAGGCCGTACAACTTGTTAAAAGTAACAGAGCAGATATATTAATGAAAGGTTTTGTGAATACAGACGATTTTTTACGTGGAGTATTAGACAGAGATAATGGTTTAAGAACTGGTAAAGTAATGAGCCACGTGTATGTACTTGAAAGCTCAGCACTTAGGCGATTACTCTTTATTACAGATGGTTCTATGAACATATACCCCGATCTAGAAACTAAATGTAGTATAATATTAAACTCAATATACCTTGCAAATATTTTTGAAATAGAAGAACCTAAAGTAGCCATTACTACTGCAATAGAACTTGCTAACCCTAAAATGCCATCAACAATTGATGCAGCAGTACTTGCGAAAATGAGTCAACGTGGCCAGTTCAGTGGTAAAATTATAGATGGACCTCTTGCACTTGATAATGCTATAAGTCCTTGGGCAGCTGAACATAAAGGAATAGGTGGGCCAGTAGCAGGTAAAGCAGATATTATAGTAGTTCCCTCAATTGAGGCAGGTAATATATTATGTAAAGCCCATGTTTACCTTACTGGCGGTAACCTTGCAGGTGTGGTTATAGGTGCTGCCGCTCCAATAGTATTAACTTCCCGTGCTGATACATCGCAGTCTAAACTTAATTCTATTGCAACTGCAGTTTTGACAGCAAATATGGAGAGAAGTCTCAGTATCAAATTTGGAAATGTACATTATTAAACAAAAATTTATGAAAATTAATTTTTATAAATTAGTTTAAAAATAAAAAAAATTATTGGAATGTAGTTGGCTTAATCATTTTGGAATAACATTATTATTCCCATGATTAACAGCCACAGACCAATTAATATTCCTAAATAGATTGGGTTGGTTACTATTGATCCTACGATTATGTACAATAAACCAATAATAATTGATACTACACCATTCCATCTACTATTTCCAGCCTTTGTGATTACACCGATTATACCCGCTATCACAAAGAATATACCTACAATGTATATAATTAATCCTGCTAAGAAAGCAAAAAGAGCCGGGTTGAAGATAAAACCTATTCCAAGAATCAATGCTATTATACCCAGAAGTATCTCTAGAATTCCTAGACTTATACTCTCACTAATTTCAAATAATCCTCCAAATAGCATCCCTAGACCAAAAAGAAGGACTAAAAATCCTGTGATTACAGCTGCAGGTACAACTCCTAAAACAGGAAATGCCAAAACAATTAGACCAAGAATAATAAGAATTATTGCAATGCCCATTTTTTGCATATTTTAACCTCCATGTTTATCCAACAAACCTCTAATTCTGTTGTATTATATATAATTAGTTAAATATAAAATTTTATTGTTGGAAATGCATGATATTATCCGGTTCCAGACATCAATAAATAGAAAAATCATATATTGTAAAATTTAATTATGTTAAAAAACAAAAATTATAGCAATTAACAACATACAATTATGGGGTGATATTTTTGGCATACATATCTGAACCAATTACTTTCAGTAAAGAAATTGAAGGTTTACCAAAGGATTTAATAGTACCAGAAGGTTTTGTAAAGGATTTCCATTTTTCTACAGAGAAACATCTTATGGTTATTATGCGAATTGTTGGACCAGACACAAACAAAGTTGTAGATTTTTTTGAAAATGGTGAAGACAATGTTTTTAACATACAAACCGTTTCAGCTCTTGATGGTAGGGAAATAAATGATGATTTTATATTAACAGACCTCTATCTTGATGAAGGGCCTAACTTATCGGTAGACATTGATATAGAACCTCCTATGGTCAGAGTAATTTTAGACTTTTTAATGAAATAAATTCAATTATATGTTTGAGAACACCCAACAATATCAAATATGTAATTTCTGACAGAAATTTTTTAGGAGATAATATGGAAGAAAGGGTTTTTATTGCAGAACAACCTAAGCCAGCTGAAGAATCGTTGCAAAATGCATTTGGAGAAAGTTACAGATATTTCAAAGAACTGATGGATATTTCAGATTCCTATATTAAAGACTGGAATTTCTCTAAAACAAGCGGGTGGATGTTAAAAGTTCATGATAATAAAAAAGCACTTTTCTATATTACACCATTAAAGAATGAGTTCAAAAATAAGTATGGCAATCAGGAAAAGTGAATTAAATACCTTCCTAAAGGATATTGATTTGGAAAAAATTCATAAAAAGTTATTAGATACAAAAGAATATAGAGAAGGATTTGTTATCCGATTTAAAACTAATGATGATGATTACAAAAACTTTGAACTTCTTATAATGAAATTAATATCCATTAGAAATTAAAATCATGCAAATTGATAAATTAATTGAATACTTTGAATTAGTAAAATTTCTATTACTATTTTTTTTTGGGATATGTATTTTTAATTTTAGAACTCAATAAACTCCCATAATTTTAGTGATATACAAAATAAAAACTTAGCAGAGAAATATCGATTATTTCTTGATGCTTATTATAAAAGCTCGTGGCCAGCAAGTACTTTGACTTCAGGATATTCCAATAAAAATTCACATATCTGTTCTAAAGTCTTTTGTGCCAGAGATATATCTTCAGTATAATCACATGGGGCTATTTTAAGTCTTAAATTGTCACTTATAAAACTCGCATCCATTGTAAGTAAAATTGGCCCATCCAGACCGTTTATTAAATATGAAATATGTCCTTTTGTGTGTCCTGGAGTTGAAATTGCCCATAGTGATCCATCTCCAAGAAGATCTGCACATGGACCCAATGGTGGTATCTCATTTAATGTGGAGAAGTCTATTTCATATAAAGTATCAATATCCTTTAAAAAATCTCCATATATTTCTGGCTGATATTGTTCTATTTCTCCCTTTCCAACAATGTAAGGAATTTCTTTAGGCAGTTCTCGTGCACCGGCTATGTGATCTGGGTGTAAATGACTTAGAAAAATACTTTCAAGCTTTATTCTATTATTTTTCAGGTGGAATCCAATATTTTCATTTTTCTCTTGGAAGAATTCATCTGCAAATTTTCCTTTGACTCCTCCATGTGGATCATATGTGTACATTGCATCCAATCCGGCATCAATAAGATAATTTCCAAATTCATTGTGTTTAATTAAATGTGAAATAATGGGTACATTGAGTATTTGATCCTTAATGTAGTCAGCGTTGGGATGCTTAAAGTTGATGGTTCCTCTTTTATTAATTTTAACAGAACCTGTTTTGAAACTTTCGAGGATTATATCACGTGGATTTTGAAAGATTTCACTCCAGCTCTTCTGTGTAGTTTTTTTTATTTTAAACTCTTTTATCTTCATTTTAAAACCGGGAAAGAAAAATAAATATTTGGAATGGAATTATTTTCTTTCCACTCCATTAAATATCTTATCAATGAATTCCTTTTCAGGAGGTTTAGTTAAGTATGTTACAACTATTGTTGCAATTATTGCAATGGGCAATGCAATAATAATAGGGTCGACAGTAGGCCATGGTAAAGTTGTTATTATAACTGTCTTTCCAGTTACTACTTTTGATATCCCAACTGCCTCTGCTGATTTCTTGAATCCAAATAATAACCAGAAAAGGCTTGTAAGTGATCCTGAAACAAGCCCTGCAATTGCCCCAGCTTTAGTAACTCTTTTCCAGTATAATGCTGCAACATACATTGAAAGAAATGCTGCAGCAGTTATTCCAAACCATATTGAGGTTCCAACTGCTATTATGCTTGCTGGCAAAATAAATCCTAATATCACAGCTATTATAACAGCTACAACAATCCCTGCTCTTGCAACAAGAACGGAAGATCCTCCAGTTTTACCAGATAATGTCTCATAAATATCCCTACCAAGAGCTGTTCCCTGAACATGGAACTGAGCACTTAATGTTGACATTGCAGCAGATAGTAAAGTGATCATAAAAAGATATGCAAACCATAAAGGCATTGCAGCAGCTATAAAAGTTGGTATTACAGTATCTAAGTTTCCACCCGAAGCTTGAACCGCTGTTAAACCAGTATGTTGGTAGAAATACAAGTTAGATAATGCACCCACAATGTATGCACCAAATGTCATAACAAATATGAAAATGCCCCCAATTAAAACAGCCCTATTAAGCTCCCTATTAGATTTAACAGTCATAAATCGTACAACTAGCTGTGGTTGGGAAAGTACACCAATACCCACTCCCAGTATAAGACTTGAAACAAGAGTCCACCAGAATGGACTACCAAAAGATGGCATGGATGTCCAACCAGTAAATCCTGTTGCCACAGCTTTTGCAGTTGCATTTTGAGGAACAATATTTACAAGATTACTTAGAGCCTGATTTGCATCAATAACTCCACCCAACATCCAGTATACAGCACCTAAAAGAATAATCATTCCAAAGAACATTATGGATCCCTGCAGTGCATCTGTATACATTACACCCCTTATTCCCCCAAATACAACATAAACTGCAACTACTATTGCCATTGCAACAAGAGCAAAACTGTAATTTATCTGAAGTGTGGTTTCAACAAACCTCGCCATTCCAATAAGAACCACAGATGCATAAAGAGGCATTCCCAAAAATATCACTGCCCCTGAGAAATACTGTATGAATTTACTGTTAAAACGACGCGAAACAAACTCTGGAAATGTCAAAGCATTTAAATTATGTCCCATCTTCCTTGTTCGTTTACCAAATAAAACAAATGCAATGAATATTCCAACGATAATATTTAAAAAAACAAGCCATAAAATTCCCAAACCATAATTTGCTGCTACTCCTCCAAAACCCACAATTGCAGCGGTACTTATAAATGTAGCACCATAACTTAGGGCCATTATGTAGGGATGAGTGTTCCTTCCGGCCACCATATAGTCCTCAGAACTCTTAGTTCGTCTCCAAGCTACATAACCTACATAACCTACCATTAGGAGGTAAAACAATACAATTATACTCAACATAAAAATGTTCACAATACCCCTCCGTTTAACATAATAATATCTATTGTTACTTATTACTCACAATACCAGAAACAACTTAATGACCACCTAAGATCCATTTGATGTATCTAATCTTTGTAATTCTTAATTAATATTAATCTAATTTATAAAGAGTGTATAAAACTTTTTCTCAAATGCATTGAACACTTTTAATATCCAGCATACAACTGGCATGGATAATGAAATATTTTAATAAAATATGAGTATTAAAATTTAAATGCCAAACTTTTATTAATCCATCAGTTAAATTCAAACATGGAAATTTCAAGGGAGTTAATTGTGATCATCATTTTAATCATGAATAACTGATTATAATTTATTTGGGATATTATGGGGGATAATATGATCTGGAATAAAGAAGCAGAATGTATGTCTGATGATAATAAAGAAAATTTACAATTAAAAAGGTTAAAGGAAGCAGTTGAAAATGCATATAATAATGTTCCATATTATAAAAAGCGTTTAGATGGAATGAACATAAAACCAGATGATATAAAAACTCTTAAAGACATTGAAAAACTTCCTTTTACAACGAAAGATGATTTAAGGGAAGCCTATCCTTTTGAAATGTTTGCAGTTCCTAGAAAAGAAATTGTAGAAGTTCACACATCATCCGGTACAACTGGCAAACCTACTGTATCAGGCTACACTAGGGGAGATATAGAAATATGGAGTGAAGTCATGGCCAGAGGTTTATCAATGGCAGGGGTCACTGATGATGACATAATCCAAAATACACATGGTTATGGTTTATTTACAGGTGGTTTTGGTGTTCATTATGGTGCTCAAAAAATAGGAGCCACTGTAATTCCAATTTCAACAGGTCAAACCAAAAGACAAATTGAAATCATGCAAGACTTTGGAACTACTGTCATGATATTTACTCCATCATATGGACTTTACCTAGCTGAAGAAATCGAAGAAGAAGGAGTAAAAACAGAAGATCTCGGTTTTAAAGCCATTGGATTCGGAGCAGAAATGTGGACAGAAGAAATGCGTCAAAAAATTGAAAAACGATTCAATGCACCCGCTTATAACATTTATGG
This sequence is a window from Methanobacterium sp. SMA-27. Protein-coding genes within it:
- a CDS encoding PRC-barrel domain-containing protein translates to MRIIEEIIGKEVLDSSAIVIGKVKDVEVDFETKTLEAFILGKGGISEGLGISKGETIVPYDMVKKIGDKILLKDTIKEGEGTEQ
- a CDS encoding symporter small accessory protein, yielding MVLGISDPWISAAYIGCILATLLCVVYGIINWNKGGDDEKGQISEEIAWHDKEKDMEEKELGLWDEEG
- a CDS encoding methanogenesis marker 2 protein, with the translated sequence MDLDILINSLRNYDGITRKNFIRGATQILDETYNIGGRTALGFGDDASALDIGNDTLLLMAADGMWGRLIEGDPRWAGYCSVLVNVNDIAAMGGVPMGMTNVISVNKEDICNEIMLGIKEGVEKFGIPMVGGHIHPDTPYTALDVSITGIVGKDDVITSCGAKIGDSVIIGMDLDGRQHPKFPLNWDTTSHKTPELVQSQITVMNSIAKKHLLTAGKDISNPGILGTLGMLLEASGVGAIVELDKIPRNNKVSWDEWLKVYPGSGFVLTLKEENVKECIEMLQEVNITSQVAGIITEDKKLNLRHDNQEKVVFDFNYDIIMGIKEERS
- a CDS encoding DUF2117 family protein; translation: MKIGVVVHGPQIVDTGFAKKILGLLENYGNVTARLGGTMGRTAVIDAEMEEVIDINQKLLPSQSIDKISENSDVVILINYGKSNITGHAFGYKVFSRCKGVPELIQIERPGEPDGTVIPWNENQIDLAEKLARELDLNVLRPSTVIKKMENDTLYNTIEDETTVYRKIAGVSKDENIFLNGIVVGKSTSSEVILVAERGILKNIIGGEIKDHGVEKLGIIDLNSAVVKTGLLRRSRIPPRILERKEYNKHNSKLNISYLSHAAEDIYQLKDSDLVVTVGDDTTLVAGDILYRFKVPIIGITDGDLDKVVEEGFKTVGSMIVELESGLDDIVGNKIFLELFNGKQTMEIENLENFKSKIIQIISNTTNRYNLKYN
- the pyrE gene encoding orotate phosphoribosyltransferase, with the translated sequence MENTKNQLIKLLKDNHVVKYGKFTLSSGKESNYYVDMKRAITDPIILSKVAEIISEKLDINDTDKVAGPALGAIPIVTAVSILSSIPMLMIRKEKKDYGTSELIEGDLKEGDKVIVLEDVTTTGGSLIKAVKAVSENGGLVKKAFVIVDRDEGAIDNLKREGIELEPLVSVNDFL
- a CDS encoding molybdenum cofactor biosynthesis protein B — encoded protein: MKSKSMEEHKKNVPKSIKFGIITLSDSKHKDFLENKTTDISGNLIIDSLKKEHKLVFYSVIPDDSELLLLTVEDIIKERDADVIITTGGTGIGVRDITIETLKPLLEKEITGFGEIFRYESYKELGTGAILSRATAGVYKGTLIISLPGSPNAVNTGLKIITPELKHLVKHMHEGS
- a CDS encoding sodium:solute symporter, which gives rise to MDLFILSIVILIYLLMVFYVGYVAWKRTKSSEDYMVAGRNTHPYIMALSYGATFISTAAIVGFGGTAGVYGMGLLWLTFLNILVGIFIAFVFFGKRTRKMGHNLSALTFPEFLSKRFNSRFIQYFSGLVIFLAMPLYAGVVLIGMARFVETTLGINYNIALVAMAVIVAVYVVFGGIRGVMYTDALQGTIMFFGMAFLLVATYWLLGGVVHANELLSGMSAMVPAAASSTGATGWTSMPTLGSAFWWTLVSTLILGVGIGVLSQPQLVVRFMTVKSNKELNRAVLIGGVFIAMMTGTAFIVGALSNVYFMQHSGQIAIQAAGGNADKIIPLFISTAMPLWFAYLFMITLMSAAMSTLSAQFHVQGTALGRDIYETLSNKVGGSSVMVARAGIVVAVFIAVILGFILPANIIAVGTAMWFSLTAVAFLAMYVCALFWKRTTKEGAIAGLVVGTVYTAISYLFINQKAAAALGVCKALTGKVVLITTMPWPTVDPLVIGVPLAFILTIVVSLLTKPPSKEILDKAFKDVG
- a CDS encoding ribonuclease VapC — encoded protein: MYHKVYVLDASAIIGGFSSKKYQNFITASVISEIKDLKSKLILESAIEQRSIRILEPELIDIKNVSKVIIKSGDVLRLSEADKNLVALAFRLKRESMNPVVVTDDYSMQNVLKIVEMPYRSVLTEGIKGIYGWVKVCKGCKKKYPPEYMYDECEICGTRIIKKRLKK